The DNA segment CACCCGGAAGTTCGAAGGAAGGATGCCACACTCGACGAGCATCGTGGCCATCTCCCTTGGCGacaccgccggctgccgcccAAGCACCGTGGCCAGTAGAGCTTTCTGCTCGAAGATGGCCTCCATCTCGACCATGCGCGGAGTCCAGGAAATGGTGTAGTTTCCCCTTTCCGGCCGAAGGTCTGGTTCTCCAGTACGCCATTCTTCCAGAAAGCGCGGCGGCTGCTCGGCACAAATCTGGAAGCCACACATGCTGTCTCCAGGCGACGCCTTTTCTTGCGATGTCGCTGCCGTGGCCTGTAATGACCCTCGTTGCTGGCCGGCCGCTCTCGCTTTCGCCGGCCGCGCCGTAGCAGGAGGGAGAGCAGGGGCCGAGGCAGGCGGCCGCTTAGCAGTTGAAGTTAGCTGCCTCGCAGCTGgttccgcagccgcagcagttgtggtggtggtggttacCTTCGCCAAGCCGTTTTTGGCTGCACGAGAAGAGGGGCACGCTCTCGCTAAATGCCCTGGGTACCAGCAGTTGTAGCACCGCACCTTCTCAGGGCAGGAAGATTTTAGGTGGCCAAGCCCTAGGCAATTGAAGCATCTGCCTTGCAGCCAGCGAGGTACAGGCTTCGTCGTCTTGAATGGCCATGAATGCTGCTTGGTCTTGCGTCTCACCTCCGTCCAGTGTCCTTCCTCCAGATCCGGGTTGGCCTGTGGCCCCGCTGCGACAACATCCCGCCAGGAATGTCCCCCGGGCGGAGACATGGAGGGAAAGAACGTGGCCGACGAGTCAACGGCTAGGCTtgggtggtcgccgtcgccggagaggCGGCTGGCGTGGCGTGGTGGTCGTCAGTGCCGGAGTGGCGACAGGTGAGGGAagtggccgccggcgtcggagTGACGGCCGGCGCGAGAGTGCCCGCCGGTGCCAGAGTGGCCACCGCCCGCCGGCGCGTCTCACGCTCTCCCAGTGTCTCCTAGAAAGTGTGTTTTCCCTAATGGCATTCAAAGATGCCGCCCGTGCTGCATGTGTGTCTCGTGCTTTTCATCGTTCCTGGCAATGCCATCCCAATCTTATATTTTGTATTGGAATACTGGGCTCGGATTTCGTCAACAAATTTGATCGCATTGTGAAAAACCACTCAGGCATTGGCATCAAGTCGGTAAACTTTGAATATGATAGTTCTTACAATACTAGAAGGAGCACTAGCATCAGCCATCATTTTGATAGTTGGCTTCATATTGCTATTACACCATGGATCGAAAAACTCTCCCTTAGGCTAtctcattattcatacaatgcGGAGTACAACTTACCATGCACAATTCTGTCTGATGGGAGAGCAAGCTCAATGCGACATCTTTATCTTGGCAGTTGTAGCTTCCATCCCACAATCAACCTTGACTTGAGAAGCCTGATGAAGTTGCATCTGTTTAATGTCCATATTACAGGAGATGAGTTAGGGTGCCTTCTCTTCAGTTGTTATGCTTTGGAGTGGTTGGAACTTGAGCATTGTGATGAAATAGTTTGCATGAAGGTACCTTGTCAGTTGCAACGCCTCAATCACCTGAAAGTGTTTGAATGCAGAATGCTGCAAGTAATAGAGAATAAGGCTCCAAATATTTGCAGTTTTGATTTTGGAGGTAAACACGTACAACTCTTGCTTGGTGAATCGTTGCAGATGAAGACACTATCTTTGCAATACTATTGCAACGCTGTCTATTATGCTCGTGTAGAGTCTATACCCAATGTGCCAAATCTTGAAACTCTCACCATTTGCTCGTATCACGAGGTACACTCAAAAACTCGAAAATACACTTGCGGTATTCATATAACAATACTTACACATTAGAAGAATGTCTCCAGTCTGATGATCATCATATTTATGCAGATGGTTAACACACCAATGTTGCCTAGCAAATTCCTCCATCTCAAGTGTTTGACTATCGATCTTGCTGAAGTTTCCCATGCATATGATTATTTCTCTCTAGTTTCTTTTCTTGATGCTTCTCCTTTCTTGGAGACTTTACTTCTGGGTGTAAGATAATTTTCATTCTGCAAAGTTATCTAGTGTCTATGGTAGTAACCATCAATTAAAGTATATTTGGCTTTTCATCTCCAGATACCAAAGGACAGCATGGAGGATGACTTGATTTTTGGGGATTCCTCAAATATGAGGCAGATGCCAGAAAACCGTCATGACAACCTTCAGAGTGTGGAGATCACTTGTTTCTGCTCTGCGAAGAGCTTGATCGAGCTAACATGTTGTATTCTTGCCTGTACAACGTCACTTGAGTACCTTACACTGGATACTACTCGTGGTGTTTATAGCTGTTCTACAGGTAAACACAGCCAATGCTTTCCTATGGACAAGGCCATGATCCCTAAAGCCAACAGGGCTATGTTGGCTATCGAAACATACATTGAACGAAAAGTTCCTTCCACAGTTAAGCTAAATGTTGTGAAACCTTGCCCCCGTTGCCATATAATTGAATCTTAGTTGTAATTCTTTTTTCAACATGATTATCTTGTGTGTTTGTTCTCTCATGCTTTAATTTCTGTCTCAAATTACTAAGTATATTTTGTACAGTTCAATgttt comes from the Oryza glaberrima chromosome 9, OglaRS2, whole genome shotgun sequence genome and includes:
- the LOC127783818 gene encoding uncharacterized protein LOC127783818, translating into MRHLYLGSCSFHPTINLDLRSLMKLHLFNVHITGDELGCLLFSCYALEWLELEHCDEIVCMKVPCQLQRLNHLKVFECRMLQVIENKAPNICSFDFGESIPNVPNLETLTICSYHEMVNTPMLPSKFLHLKCLTIDLAEVSHAYDYFSLVSFLDASPFLETLLLGIPKDSMEDDLIFGDSSNMRQMPENRHDNLQSVEITCFCSAKSLIELTCCILACTTSLEYLTLDTTRGVYSCSTGKHSQCFPMDKAMIPKANRAMLAIETYIERKVPSTVKLNVVKPCPRCHIIES